One window of the Streptomyces sp. NBC_00259 genome contains the following:
- a CDS encoding YqjF family protein, with product MPAAPRTPAPADPEPVSAEPPGSTPRPLLTQSWLDLAFLHWAVDPADVAPLLPAGTVPDTLDGATYVGLVPFRMHRVGWLRLPGVPYLGSFPETNVRLYSVDGDGRRGVVFRSLDASRLIPVAVARSAFRLPYYWSRMAVRRRGDTITYTSSRRGPGPRGAYSRVTVRPGERIQEPSALEHFLTARWGMHNSAFGHTRYLPNTHPRWPLHRAELVECDEDLTRAAGLATPLGDPVSVLYSPGVAVRFARPVSL from the coding sequence ATGCCTGCCGCTCCGCGCACTCCCGCGCCGGCCGATCCCGAGCCGGTCTCCGCCGAGCCACCCGGCTCGACGCCGAGACCGCTGCTCACGCAGTCGTGGCTCGATCTGGCCTTCCTGCACTGGGCCGTCGACCCCGCGGACGTGGCTCCGCTCCTGCCTGCCGGCACCGTTCCCGACACGCTGGACGGCGCCACCTACGTGGGGCTCGTCCCCTTCCGTATGCACCGCGTGGGCTGGCTCCGTCTCCCGGGCGTGCCGTATCTGGGCAGCTTTCCCGAGACCAACGTCCGCCTCTACTCGGTCGACGGCGACGGCCGCCGCGGGGTCGTCTTCCGTTCGCTCGACGCGTCCCGGCTGATACCGGTGGCCGTCGCGCGGTCCGCCTTCCGCCTGCCCTACTACTGGTCGCGGATGGCGGTGCGGCGCCGGGGCGACACCATCACCTACACCAGCTCCCGGCGTGGACCGGGACCTCGCGGTGCGTACAGCCGGGTCACCGTCCGCCCCGGCGAACGGATTCAGGAGCCGAGCGCCCTCGAGCACTTCCTGACCGCTCGTTGGGGCATGCACAACTCCGCCTTCGGGCACACGAGATACCTCCCGAACACCCATCCGCGGTGGCCGCTGCACCGTGCCGAGCTCGTCGAGTGCGACGAGGACCTGACCAGGGCCGCGGGTCTCGCGACGCCGCTCGGCGACCCGGTGAGCGTGCTGTACTCACCCGGCGTCGCCGTGCGGTTCGCCCGCCCCGTGAGCCTTTAG
- the sepX gene encoding divisome protein SepX/GlpR → MSSSGLIYAVIVGAWAAYLVPMWLRRQDELNEARPTERFSTAIRLLSGRAGMERRYAKELRERTAEDEPTTDADPDAETDRLSSVDVRSFAAPPARTEARLKVPDPSAGPASARKERPRPPRPNSAASERARRSKVLARRRRTTVILFLAFTVGAIVAAVGGLAFLWAPGAPAVLLSAYIVHLRAKERRRFVYVMDRRRAEAAAQRLRESHPRRKPAAATEPDEEPAEHPEPEPAPVVSPQEAGRRALVEQTDHAEWVDQQRDPGPARGDSWDPVPVPLPTYVTAPVAPRATSGIDVTDPETWSSARSSTADPTPSAPQPPRRRTNPPRRTRDHGRTPLFDQYADEDRPRAANE, encoded by the coding sequence GTGAGCAGCAGCGGCCTCATCTATGCAGTCATCGTCGGGGCCTGGGCCGCCTACTTGGTGCCGATGTGGCTCCGCAGGCAGGACGAGCTCAACGAAGCCCGTCCCACGGAACGCTTCAGCACCGCCATCCGGCTGCTGTCCGGACGGGCGGGAATGGAGCGCCGGTACGCCAAGGAGCTGCGCGAGCGCACCGCCGAGGACGAGCCCACCACCGACGCCGACCCGGACGCCGAGACGGACCGACTCAGTTCGGTCGACGTCCGGTCCTTCGCCGCGCCTCCGGCCAGGACGGAAGCCCGGCTGAAGGTGCCGGACCCGTCGGCCGGACCCGCGTCCGCGCGCAAGGAGCGTCCCCGTCCTCCGAGACCGAACAGCGCGGCATCGGAACGCGCCCGGCGCTCGAAGGTCCTCGCCCGTCGCCGGCGCACCACCGTGATCCTCTTCCTCGCCTTCACCGTCGGCGCGATCGTCGCCGCGGTCGGCGGGCTGGCGTTCCTCTGGGCACCCGGCGCCCCCGCGGTCCTGCTCAGCGCGTACATCGTGCATCTGCGCGCCAAGGAGCGCAGGCGCTTCGTGTATGTCATGGACCGCCGTCGCGCCGAGGCAGCGGCGCAGCGCCTGCGCGAGAGCCACCCGCGCCGCAAGCCCGCCGCGGCCACGGAACCGGACGAGGAGCCGGCGGAGCACCCCGAGCCCGAACCCGCGCCGGTGGTCTCGCCGCAGGAGGCGGGCCGCCGCGCCCTCGTGGAGCAGACCGACCACGCGGAGTGGGTCGACCAGCAGCGCGACCCGGGCCCGGCCCGCGGCGACAGCTGGGACCCGGTCCCGGTGCCGCTGCCCACGTACGTCACCGCCCCGGTCGCCCCGCGCGCCACGAGCGGCATCGATGTCACGGACCCGGAGACCTGGAGCTCGGCCCGCTCCTCCACGGCCGATCCCACCCCCTCCGCCCCCCAGCCCCCGCGCCGGCGCACCAACCCTCCGCGCCGCACCCGCGACCACGGCCGCACCCCGCTCTTCGACCAGTACGCGGACGAGGACAGGCCCCGCGCGGCCAACGAGTGA
- a CDS encoding trypsin-like serine peptidase — protein sequence MRRHRTAAGILLAVGALLTGGLTAATAAQAATPVPSPSPASASASAVAHSASAADQRTARAFWTADRMRGATPLDLHLGADALKTLKPPAPGSTTTTVAPTAFPQAGGPWTGGGAVVKTSGRVFFTFQGRTASCSGNAVTSKNASTVITAGHCVKYQGSWHTNWVFVPAYDNGQAPYGQWTASKTLTTPQWEASEDINHDIGAAVVAPLNGQTLTSVTGAQGIQFNGGYNKQMYAFGFPAASPYDGTKLIYCSGNSSKDWLFSQDHSLGCNMTGGSSGGPWFTGFNESAGTGLQVSVNSFGYVFLPNRMFGPYFGNEAKALYDKAQAS from the coding sequence GTGAGACGCCATCGCACAGCCGCAGGCATTCTGTTAGCCGTCGGCGCTCTGCTCACGGGCGGCCTGACGGCCGCCACCGCGGCCCAGGCCGCCACCCCCGTCCCCTCTCCCTCCCCGGCTTCCGCCTCCGCCTCCGCCGTGGCGCACAGCGCCTCGGCCGCCGACCAGCGCACGGCCCGGGCCTTCTGGACCGCGGACCGGATGCGCGGCGCCACCCCGCTCGATCTGCACCTCGGCGCGGACGCCCTGAAGACCCTCAAGCCGCCCGCGCCCGGCTCCACGACGACGACCGTCGCCCCCACCGCCTTCCCGCAGGCGGGCGGCCCCTGGACCGGCGGCGGCGCCGTCGTGAAGACCTCGGGCCGGGTGTTCTTCACCTTCCAGGGCCGTACGGCATCCTGCTCCGGCAACGCGGTGACCAGTAAGAACGCCAGCACCGTCATCACGGCCGGACACTGCGTGAAGTACCAGGGCAGCTGGCACACCAACTGGGTCTTCGTGCCCGCGTACGACAACGGCCAGGCCCCGTACGGCCAGTGGACCGCCTCCAAGACGCTCACCACCCCGCAGTGGGAGGCGAGCGAGGACATCAACCACGACATCGGCGCCGCCGTCGTCGCACCGCTGAACGGCCAGACCCTGACGTCGGTCACCGGCGCCCAGGGCATCCAGTTCAACGGCGGGTACAACAAGCAGATGTACGCCTTCGGCTTCCCTGCCGCGTCCCCGTACGACGGCACCAAGCTGATCTACTGCAGCGGCAACAGCTCGAAGGACTGGCTGTTCTCGCAGGACCACAGCCTGGGCTGCAACATGACCGGCGGCTCCAGCGGTGGCCCCTGGTTCACCGGCTTCAACGAGTCGGCGGGCACGGGCCTGCAGGTCTCGGTGAACAGTTTCGGCTACGTCTTCCTGCCGAACCGGATGTTCGGCCCGTACTTCGGCAACGAGGCGAAGGCGCTGTACGACAAGGCACAGGCCTCCTGA
- a CDS encoding exodeoxyribonuclease III yields the protein MLTVTSVNVNGLRAAAKKGFVEWLAETSADVVCLQEVRAEAHQLPEEVREPEGWHVVHVAAAAKGRAGVSVYTRREPDAVRTGFGSEEFDGSGRYVEVDLPGVTVASLYLPSGDVGTERQDEKFRFMDGFLPYLKALKERAAADGRDVLVCGDWNIAHQEADLKNWKGNRKNSGFLPEEREWLGRVYEDGEAGAGYVDVVRAMHPEQEGPYSWWSYRGRAFDNDTGWRIDLLVATPRLAGKCVKAYVERAASHGERWSDHAPVTAVFEL from the coding sequence ATGCTCACTGTGACCAGCGTGAATGTGAACGGCCTCCGTGCCGCCGCGAAGAAGGGCTTCGTCGAGTGGCTGGCGGAGACCTCCGCCGATGTGGTGTGTCTGCAGGAGGTGCGGGCCGAGGCGCACCAGCTCCCCGAGGAGGTGCGCGAGCCGGAGGGCTGGCACGTCGTCCACGTCGCCGCGGCCGCCAAGGGCCGCGCCGGCGTCTCCGTGTACACGCGCCGGGAGCCGGACGCGGTGCGGACCGGATTCGGCAGCGAGGAGTTCGACGGCAGCGGGCGGTACGTCGAGGTCGATCTGCCCGGTGTCACGGTGGCCAGTCTCTATCTCCCCTCGGGTGACGTCGGCACGGAGCGCCAGGACGAGAAGTTCCGCTTCATGGACGGCTTTCTGCCCTATCTCAAGGCCCTGAAGGAGCGGGCGGCGGCCGACGGCCGTGACGTCCTGGTCTGCGGCGACTGGAACATCGCCCACCAGGAGGCCGACCTGAAGAACTGGAAGGGCAACAGGAAGAACTCCGGCTTCCTCCCGGAGGAGCGCGAGTGGCTCGGCCGCGTCTACGAGGACGGGGAGGCGGGCGCCGGTTACGTCGACGTCGTCCGCGCGATGCACCCCGAGCAGGAGGGCCCGTACTCCTGGTGGTCGTACCGGGGCCGTGCCTTCGACAACGACACGGGCTGGCGGATCGATCTCCTCGTCGCGACGCCGCGCCTCGCGGGGAAGTGCGTGAAGGCGTATGTGGAGCGGGCCGCGAGCCACGGTGAGCGGTGGAGCGACCATGCGCCGGTGACGGCGGTCTTCGAGCTGTAG
- a CDS encoding DUF6528 family protein, which produces MRVFRAVLLGVLALCLMGAVPAPRQGGVAAPDLLVTDQASKRLLLLDRSRTTWDPAADPSVVRWAFSPVGDARYADLDPARSWVYPDEAKVRRHRGRTYVLTTASFGFAAVVEYPSGRRYWGDALAPGTIEVNPHSIELLPDGDVAVAGSTGDVVRLYAASQGAADVPFVSYPLDDAHGLQWDTRREVLWALGGDRLVALKPGGTAARPTLTKTFETRLPGPHGHDLLQVAGRPDRLWVTTGSAVHQYVKSRDSFVQDFAGAAAISRPGVKAVGNDPTTGQVASTVPESGLEETWWTRKVTVHRPEGAEGAHHLVNGGIYKARWWLPSPP; this is translated from the coding sequence ATGCGTGTGTTCAGGGCCGTGCTGCTCGGGGTGTTGGCGCTGTGCCTCATGGGTGCGGTGCCCGCCCCGCGGCAGGGCGGCGTCGCTGCCCCCGACCTCCTCGTCACCGACCAGGCGTCCAAGCGCCTCCTGTTGCTCGACCGGTCGCGGACGACCTGGGATCCGGCGGCCGATCCGTCCGTCGTGAGATGGGCGTTCTCTCCGGTGGGCGACGCCCGGTACGCGGACCTGGATCCGGCCAGGAGCTGGGTGTACCCGGACGAGGCGAAGGTGCGCCGGCACCGGGGGCGGACCTATGTGCTCACCACGGCGTCGTTCGGTTTCGCGGCGGTCGTCGAGTATCCGTCCGGCAGACGCTACTGGGGTGACGCGCTCGCGCCCGGCACGATCGAGGTCAATCCGCACAGCATCGAGCTCCTGCCCGACGGCGATGTGGCCGTCGCCGGCAGCACCGGTGACGTGGTCAGGCTCTACGCGGCGTCCCAGGGGGCGGCGGACGTGCCCTTCGTCTCGTACCCGCTGGACGACGCGCACGGGCTGCAGTGGGACACGCGGCGCGAGGTGCTGTGGGCGCTCGGCGGCGACCGGCTGGTGGCGTTGAAGCCCGGCGGGACGGCCGCGCGCCCGACGCTCACCAAGACCTTCGAGACGCGGCTGCCCGGTCCGCACGGGCACGATCTGCTGCAGGTCGCCGGGCGGCCCGACCGGCTGTGGGTGACCACGGGCTCGGCGGTCCACCAGTACGTCAAGAGCCGCGACTCGTTCGTCCAGGACTTCGCCGGCGCCGCCGCGATCAGCCGTCCCGGTGTGAAGGCGGTCGGGAACGATCCGACGACGGGACAGGTGGCGTCCACCGTGCCGGAGAGCGGGCTGGAGGAGACGTGGTGGACACGGAAGGTGACGGTCCATCGGCCGGAGGGCGCGGAGGGCGCCCACCACCTGGTGAACGGCGGCATCTACAAGGCCCGTTGGTGGCTCCCTTCGCCACCCTGA
- a CDS encoding aldo/keto reductase, with the protein MTTKTPSRAGQLLYGCMGLGGTWDAEPYGAADIDAAEAAIAAALDIGITTFDHADIYRHGKAEAVFGEVLARTPGLRERIVLQTKCGIRLADGERPGIYDLRGRTVVRRVEQSLARLRTDVIDVLLLHRPDPLADPDDIAEALTSLHRQGLVRRFGVSNMGAAQMGHLQGRLDIPLVANQLEMSLQRRDWLEAGVLVNTREAAANGFPFGTLEFCMQNGIELQAWGALAQGRFTGRQETPEEHATARLIESLAAEKGTTPETILLWWLQRHPARIAPVIGSARPERIRACRQAAQEEPGLTHEEWYELWLTARGVPLP; encoded by the coding sequence GTGACGACGAAGACGCCCTCGAGGGCTGGGCAGCTGCTGTACGGGTGCATGGGGCTCGGGGGGACGTGGGACGCCGAACCGTACGGCGCCGCGGACATCGACGCCGCCGAGGCGGCGATCGCGGCGGCGCTGGACATCGGGATCACCACGTTCGACCACGCCGACATCTACCGGCACGGGAAGGCCGAAGCCGTCTTCGGTGAGGTCCTGGCACGCACTCCCGGGCTGCGGGAGCGCATCGTGCTGCAGACCAAGTGCGGTATCCGCCTGGCGGACGGCGAGCGCCCCGGGATCTACGACCTGCGCGGGCGGACCGTCGTGCGGCGGGTCGAGCAGAGCCTGGCACGGCTGCGCACCGACGTCATCGACGTGTTGCTGCTGCACCGGCCGGACCCGCTGGCCGACCCGGACGACATCGCGGAGGCGCTGACCTCTCTGCACCGGCAGGGCCTGGTGCGCCGGTTCGGGGTGTCGAACATGGGGGCGGCGCAGATGGGCCACCTTCAGGGGCGGCTCGACATTCCGCTCGTCGCCAACCAGTTGGAGATGAGTCTGCAGCGGCGTGACTGGCTCGAAGCCGGTGTCCTCGTGAACACGCGGGAGGCGGCGGCGAACGGCTTCCCCTTCGGGACCCTCGAGTTCTGCATGCAGAACGGGATCGAGCTGCAGGCCTGGGGCGCCCTGGCGCAGGGCCGTTTCACAGGGCGCCAGGAGACGCCCGAGGAGCACGCCACCGCGCGGCTGATCGAGTCGCTCGCCGCGGAGAAGGGCACGACGCCGGAGACGATCCTGCTGTGGTGGCTCCAGCGGCACCCCGCGCGGATCGCACCGGTCATCGGCAGCGCGCGTCCCGAACGCATCCGCGCCTGCCGCCAGGCCGCGCAGGAGGAGCCCGGCCTCACCCACGAGGAGTGGTACGAGCTGTGGCTGACGGCCCGCGGAGTCCCGCTGCCCTGA
- a CDS encoding 2-hydroxyacid dehydrogenase, with amino-acid sequence MNAHAAKNVLAVISPHVGGRSAGAGLVGLMPGAHVTVVESADEDPAALREAHVIITGLGPVTAAHIAAAPGLELVQCASHGYDYVDLAAARDRAVPVCSIGSSGAEKQNVAEQTFALMLALAKQLVPAHTALVEADWALPRLQRSITELSGKTLGIVGLGHIGEEVARRALAFDMRILYTGPRRAAPETEARLGDARHVPLDELLRTSDYVTLHAPLTDATRHLLDAGRLALLKPTAFVVNTARGALIDQDALADALTAGTLAGAGIDVFDPEPPTAALRLLKSPNVVLSPHVAGVTRETLVRIALAAVQNVIDHLDGKPPRDVVS; translated from the coding sequence ATGAACGCGCACGCCGCCAAGAACGTTCTGGCCGTCATCTCCCCGCACGTCGGCGGCCGTTCCGCGGGAGCAGGGCTCGTCGGCCTCATGCCCGGAGCGCACGTGACCGTCGTCGAATCGGCGGACGAGGACCCGGCCGCCCTGCGCGAGGCCCATGTCATCATCACCGGTCTCGGCCCGGTGACCGCCGCCCACATCGCCGCCGCGCCCGGCCTCGAGCTCGTCCAGTGCGCCAGCCACGGCTACGACTACGTGGACCTGGCGGCCGCCAGGGACCGTGCGGTACCCGTCTGCAGCATCGGCTCCAGCGGCGCCGAGAAGCAGAACGTGGCCGAGCAGACCTTCGCGCTCATGCTCGCCCTCGCCAAGCAGCTCGTCCCCGCCCACACCGCCCTCGTGGAGGCCGACTGGGCACTGCCACGCCTCCAGCGGTCCATCACCGAACTCTCCGGCAAGACCCTCGGCATCGTCGGCCTCGGCCACATCGGCGAGGAAGTCGCCCGTCGCGCCCTCGCGTTCGACATGCGCATCCTCTACACGGGCCCGCGCCGCGCCGCTCCGGAGACCGAGGCCCGCCTCGGCGACGCCCGCCACGTCCCCCTCGACGAACTCCTGCGGACCTCCGACTACGTCACCCTCCACGCCCCCCTGACCGACGCGACCCGCCATCTCCTCGACGCCGGCCGTCTCGCCCTCCTCAAGCCCACGGCCTTCGTCGTCAACACCGCCCGCGGCGCGCTCATCGACCAGGACGCCCTCGCGGACGCCCTGACCGCCGGAACGCTGGCCGGCGCGGGCATCGACGTCTTCGACCCCGAACCACCGACCGCCGCCCTGCGCCTCCTGAAGTCCCCGAACGTCGTCCTCTCCCCGCACGTCGCGGGCGTCACCCGCGAAACCCTGGTCCGCATCGCCCTGGCGGCGGTCCAGAACGTCATCGACCACCTGGACGGGAAACCGCCGCGGGACGTCGTGTCGTAG
- a CDS encoding GNAT family N-acetyltransferase, with translation MDIRPTLFDHPDAVKLNDQVQLEYAARYGDEGDATPLDASMFTPPRGLYLLAYDGLGRPVATGGWRSQDENDEGYANGDAELKRMYVVPEARGLGLARRILAALEEDARAAGRLRMVLETGTAQPEAIALYTSSGYEPCVKFGHYRAYENSRCFAKPLA, from the coding sequence ATGGATATCCGGCCGACGCTCTTCGACCACCCTGACGCCGTCAAACTCAACGACCAGGTGCAGCTCGAATACGCCGCGCGCTACGGCGACGAGGGCGATGCCACACCGCTCGACGCCTCGATGTTCACGCCCCCGCGCGGACTCTACCTGCTGGCGTACGACGGGCTCGGCCGCCCGGTCGCCACCGGCGGCTGGCGCAGCCAGGACGAGAACGACGAGGGGTACGCGAACGGCGACGCCGAGCTCAAGCGGATGTACGTCGTGCCGGAGGCACGCGGCCTCGGCCTGGCCCGGCGCATCCTGGCGGCGCTGGAGGAGGACGCCCGCGCGGCCGGGCGGCTGCGGATGGTGCTGGAGACCGGCACGGCCCAGCCGGAGGCCATCGCGCTGTACACCTCCAGCGGCTACGAGCCGTGCGTCAAGTTCGGCCACTACCGCGCGTACGAGAACAGCCGCTGCTTCGCGAAGCCGCTGGCGTAG
- a CDS encoding GNAT family N-acetyltransferase produces the protein MVLTDGDVTLRPIKLRDQRAWREVNRRNRDWLRPWEATIPPPAPGGPVAQRPTYRQMVRHLRAEANAGRMLPFVVEYRGVLVGQLTVAGITWGSMCSGHVGYWVDREVAGRGVMPTAVALAVDHCFRSVGLHRIEVCIRPENGPSRRVVEKLGFREEGLRPRYLHIDGAWRDHLVFALTAEEVPEGLLRRWHQARPARHEK, from the coding sequence GTGGTTCTGACGGACGGTGATGTCACTCTCCGTCCGATAAAGCTGCGCGACCAGCGGGCCTGGCGAGAGGTGAACCGGCGCAACCGGGACTGGCTGCGCCCCTGGGAGGCGACCATTCCGCCGCCCGCGCCCGGCGGCCCGGTCGCGCAGCGCCCGACGTACCGCCAGATGGTCCGCCATCTGCGCGCGGAGGCCAATGCGGGCCGGATGCTGCCGTTCGTCGTCGAGTACCGGGGAGTGCTCGTCGGCCAGCTGACCGTCGCGGGGATCACCTGGGGTTCGATGTGCTCGGGCCATGTCGGCTACTGGGTGGACCGTGAGGTCGCGGGCCGCGGGGTGATGCCGACGGCCGTCGCTCTGGCGGTCGACCACTGCTTCAGGTCCGTGGGACTCCACCGCATCGAAGTCTGCATTCGCCCCGAGAACGGTCCCAGCCGCCGGGTCGTCGAGAAACTCGGATTCCGCGAAGAGGGTCTCCGCCCCCGCTATCTCCACATCGACGGCGCGTGGCGGGACCATCTGGTGTTCGCGCTCACGGCCGAGGAGGTCCCCGAGGGGCTGCTGCGCCGCTGGCACCAGGCACGACCCGCGCGGCACGAGAAATAA
- a CDS encoding MogA/MoaB family molybdenum cofactor biosynthesis protein, whose translation MHSHAHGAAPQHGGTGRPSRRALVVTASNRASAGVYEDKGGPLLAEGLADMGFEVDGPRVVPDGDPVEAALREGVAEAYDVILTTGGTGISPTDRTPDATRRVLDYEIPGIPEAIRAYGLAKVPTAALSRGLAGVAGRTLIVNLPGSSGGVRDGLAVLSRMLPHAVDQMHGGDHPRPAKPSGPADSTDPSGPADLSGTEGRAGGSR comes from the coding sequence GTGCACAGCCACGCCCACGGCGCGGCGCCCCAGCATGGCGGGACAGGGCGTCCTTCGCGGCGTGCCCTGGTCGTGACCGCCTCCAACCGCGCCTCCGCCGGTGTGTACGAGGACAAGGGCGGCCCGCTCCTGGCCGAAGGCCTCGCGGACATGGGCTTCGAGGTCGACGGCCCCCGGGTCGTCCCGGACGGCGACCCGGTCGAGGCGGCGCTGCGCGAGGGCGTGGCCGAGGCGTACGACGTGATCCTGACGACCGGCGGCACCGGCATCTCGCCCACCGACCGCACCCCGGACGCCACCCGCCGGGTGCTCGACTACGAGATCCCCGGCATCCCGGAGGCGATCCGCGCGTACGGACTGGCGAAGGTCCCCACCGCCGCGCTGTCCCGGGGCCTCGCGGGCGTCGCGGGCCGCACCCTGATCGTCAACCTCCCCGGATCCTCCGGCGGGGTACGGGACGGGCTCGCCGTTCTGTCCCGGATGCTGCCGCACGCCGTCGACCAGATGCACGGCGGTGACCACCCGAGACCCGCGAAGCCCTCGGGCCCCGCGGACTCCACGGACCCCTCGGGCCCCGCGGACCTCTCCGGCACCGAAGGCCGCGCCGGGGGTTCACGCTGA
- a CDS encoding lactate 2-monooxygenase encodes MATTRHWADFQYEIYLNGMTGAVPRLPTDLTRLEEMAEHRLGPGPFGYVAGSAGNGSTARANRAALDRWRIVPRMLRDVHERDLSVEVLGRPLPAPLALAPIGVLSIMHPDAECAAARAAAAQGVPYILSSASSTPMEQVAEAMGDGERWFQLYWAKDREVTASFLARAKASGYTALVVTLDTPLLAWRPRDLDQAYLPFLHGVGTANYFSDPAFRAGLAKPVEADPNAAVMHFVGMFADPAKTWPDLTFLREHWDGPIVLKGILHPDDARRAANAGMDGVIVSNHGGRQVAGSVAAADALPRVVEAAGDRLTVLFDSGVRSGDDIFKALALGARAVLLGRPYAYGLGLDGQAGVDHVIRCLLAELDLTMALSGHADPGSLTADDLVKESSA; translated from the coding sequence ATGGCGACGACGCGGCACTGGGCGGACTTCCAGTACGAGATCTATCTGAACGGCATGACGGGCGCCGTACCACGGCTGCCCACCGACCTGACCCGGCTGGAGGAAATGGCCGAGCACCGGCTCGGGCCGGGCCCGTTCGGCTATGTGGCGGGCAGCGCGGGCAACGGCAGCACCGCGCGCGCCAACCGTGCCGCGCTCGACCGCTGGCGGATCGTGCCACGCATGCTGCGTGACGTCCACGAGCGCGATCTGTCCGTGGAGGTACTGGGCCGACCGCTGCCGGCCCCGCTCGCCCTCGCGCCCATCGGCGTCCTGTCGATCATGCACCCGGACGCGGAGTGCGCAGCGGCGCGCGCGGCCGCCGCACAGGGAGTGCCGTACATCCTGTCCTCGGCGTCAAGCACGCCGATGGAGCAGGTCGCCGAGGCCATGGGCGACGGGGAACGGTGGTTCCAGCTGTACTGGGCGAAGGACCGCGAGGTCACGGCGAGCTTCCTGGCGCGGGCGAAGGCCTCCGGTTACACGGCGCTCGTCGTCACCCTCGACACCCCGCTGCTGGCCTGGCGCCCCCGCGATCTCGACCAGGCCTATCTGCCGTTCCTCCACGGCGTGGGTACCGCCAACTACTTCTCCGACCCGGCCTTCCGGGCCGGCCTCGCCAAGCCCGTGGAAGCGGACCCGAACGCGGCCGTGATGCACTTCGTCGGGATGTTCGCCGACCCCGCCAAGACCTGGCCGGACCTGACCTTCCTGCGCGAGCACTGGGACGGGCCGATCGTGCTCAAGGGCATCCTCCACCCCGACGACGCCCGCCGGGCCGCGAACGCGGGCATGGACGGTGTGATCGTCTCCAACCACGGCGGCCGCCAGGTCGCCGGCTCCGTCGCCGCGGCCGACGCCCTGCCGCGCGTCGTCGAGGCGGCGGGCGACCGGCTGACCGTACTCTTCGACAGCGGCGTACGCAGCGGCGACGACATCTTCAAGGCCCTGGCGCTCGGCGCCCGCGCGGTGCTGCTGGGCCGCCCGTACGCGTACGGCCTCGGCCTCGACGGCCAGGCCGGCGTCGACCACGTGATCCGCTGTCTGCTCGCCGAACTCGACCTGACGATGGCGCTGTCGGGCCACGCGGACCCGGGTTCGCTCACCGCCGACGACCTCGTGAAGGAATCCTCCGCATGA
- the moaC gene encoding cyclic pyranopterin monophosphate synthase MoaC, whose amino-acid sequence MSAQQGLTHLDEAGAARMVDVSEKAVTARTARASGRVLVSPRVVELLRGEGVPKGDALATARIAGIMGAKRTPDLIPLCHPLALSGVKLDLSVADDAVEILATVRTTDRTGVEMEALTAVSVAALTVVDMIKAVDKAAVITDIRVEEKTGGKSGDWSREEGGQ is encoded by the coding sequence ATGAGCGCGCAGCAAGGACTGACACACCTCGACGAGGCGGGCGCGGCCCGTATGGTCGACGTCTCGGAGAAGGCCGTCACCGCGCGCACCGCCCGCGCGAGCGGGAGGGTCCTGGTCTCGCCGCGCGTCGTCGAGCTGCTGCGCGGCGAGGGAGTGCCCAAGGGCGACGCCCTCGCCACCGCCCGTATCGCGGGCATCATGGGCGCCAAGCGCACACCCGACCTGATCCCGCTCTGCCACCCGCTGGCGCTGTCCGGGGTGAAGCTGGATCTGTCGGTGGCCGACGACGCGGTCGAGATCCTCGCCACGGTGCGGACGACGGACCGTACCGGCGTCGAGATGGAGGCCCTGACCGCGGTGTCCGTGGCGGCGCTGACCGTCGTCGACATGATCAAGGCGGTCGACAAGGCCGCGGTCATCACGGATATCCGGGTGGAGGAGAAAACCGGCGGGAAGTCGGGCGACTGGTCCCGTGAGGAGGGCGGGCAGTGA